AGCCTGATCTCATCTCCAACGCGAATCTGGCCTTCTGAGAGAATTTGCGCTCGCAGCCCGCCCTGATGCACTAGCCCCTTGAGGATTGCAGGAACGCTGAGGCTGGCCAAATGGGCGCATGGTTCGCACAAGCGAATCCCACGAATACGAACCTTGCCGAGGTAAAACTCCTGGCCGACCAGTTCATTGAGGTTGACGCCCTTGGTCACGACGTTGCGCCGCGCATCCGTGCCGCTAAAGGCAATACCCGATTTGGCCGCGAATGCC
The Verrucomicrobiia bacterium DNA segment above includes these coding regions:
- a CDS encoding MOSC domain-containing protein → MEPQFSASGPLLGTVLEIFIASAAMAKMMSRPTVRALPRKGLEGDRYFFGRGTFSPKPQKTDFELTLIEDEKIAAFAAKSGIAFSGTDARRNVVTKGVNLNELVGQEFYLGKVRIRGIRLCEPCAHLASLSVPAILKGLVHQGGLRAQILSEGQIRVGDEIRLAVAPDS